TGTTGCTGCCGGTAAATCATCTATTTGATTGACTCCTATGCCAACAATTGTATTTTTTGCAAGCGAATTTCTGAAAATTTCTAAACACATTTCTTTTTCACTTTCCGTGTTAAAGGCAATATGATTAACTTTTGAAAATAAAAGTGTGTTGATGCTTCTAAATAACATACTCTCCATATGTGCAGTGGGTATCAGAATAGACTTCTGTGGTACAAGAAGTGATCCCAATATGGTTAGTGGGTTTTCGTAAGTAAAGAAAATGAATTTGTCGAAATCGTGTTGAAATTCCCTAATATAGTTGAGTAATGAAGACGAATAAAATGGATGTCCTTTTAAATATTTTGATTCGTCATCAACTTTGAATTTCCAAATAGGGAATAAGGTAAAAACAGGCTTTGCTAATCCCCAGCGATAGATCAATCGGCGTATTTTCCGGGCGATTTTACTTTTCTTTTCGGAAGATGAATTTTTATCGGTCACAAATCTCCTCACAGATATTCCCCGTATAATTTCTAGGCCCGGAGTGAAATCTTCCTCTGGTTTATTTAAAAACTTGATATTGGTGGTTAATACAGTCACGTCATGTTTTGCTGATAATCGTTCAGCTAGCATTCTACAATGGAATTCGGCTCCACCGGTGATATCCAATCCGTATCGAATGGTTATTAACCCTATCTTCATCCTATTGCTCTTATTTTTTCAATCACCATTTCCGGTGTAATTAAATCAATTGCTTCTATCCCATCACAATCACAGGGCTTGTTGCCATACACTGAACTTGGTCTATTGGGGTGCTCAACTTGGATGCAGTCTGTTTGCTGCTGCCCATAACCTGTGAATCCAGCATAAGGATGCGTTGCTCCCCACAAAGAAAGACACCTTACGCCCATTAACGATGCCATATGAAGTCCGGAAGAGTCCATACTGATCATGAGATCTAGGTTCGAAATCAAATCCAGCTCCTCCCGCAGCGAAAACTTGCCTATCGTATTATAGGTGTTCGGAAATCGCTCTGTCCAGTTTTGGGCAACTTGGAATTCTTGTTCACCACCGCCAAATAACAAAACGTCATAGCCATTATGCGTGAGATCGTCTATCACGTTTTCCATCTTGGTTTGAGGAAAAATCTTATAACGATGTTGCGCAAATGGAGAAATGCCAATTTTCTTCCGGTCGAAATTTGCAAACATACTAAATGCAGCTTTGGGGACATCTTGCAAATTAGAAACCAATTTTTTGCTGAGCTCAAATTTGAACCCTAATGCACGAAAGACATCTGCATAGCGCTCCACCGTTAGCTTTAAAGGAACCTTAATTTTGTTGTTTTCTCGGCTTAAAGCTTTTTTTTCTTCCCGCCCTTTGTCAAGCTGCTTTACTTTTACGCCCGATAAGGAAAATAATAGATCAACTATACGCGAACGCAAATTGAAATGTAAGTCGGCAATAGCATCTGCGCCGTACTGTGCTAGCTCTTTCTTTAGCCTGACCAAACCAAATAAACCTTTATGAATTGTTTTGGGCTCAATGGCGTGAAACCGTATGTTTTTTATTCCATCAAAAAATGGGGCAAAGAATTGCCTGCTGACCATAATAATTTCTACATCAGGGTACTGAATGCAGAATTCTTTCAATACGGAGGCAACCATGGCAACATCGCCCATAGCTGAAAATCGGGTTACTATGATCCGTTGCGGTAAGGACATGTTTTATTTTCCTGAAGAATATAGGACAGGGTTCAATGAAGGGTCGTTATACATTTTCATCTGTTTATAAACCTTCATGTATTTGTCGCCAGATGCGATTGCGGTCATCAATTCATCAATACTTTGGGACAAATCTTTCCTTTGTTCCAATAAAACGTTCAGTTTTTCTTGGCAGGAGATGATATGTGCTTCGGAAGCATCTGTGCGCAATGTTTCCTGCTCCATGTGGTAGATTTTTAACGCCAGAATGGAAAGCCTATCAATAGCCCATGCCGGACTTTCAGTATTGATTGTTGCTGTAGGACTCGCCTGTATATCTTGAAATTTTTGTAGAAAATAACTATCAATATACTCTACGGTATCTGTGCGGTACTGATTGGATTCATCAATACGTCTTTTCCAATATAAGCCTTCTTTAGGGTCAATAGCTGGATTACGTACAACATCTTCCATATGCCATTGCACCGTGTCGATCCAGCATTTTAAATAGAGGAGATGTTCCAAGGACTGTTTGTCATACGGATTTTGGATTGGATGATCAATCTGGTCGTATACGTGGTAATCCTGGATAGCACGCTGAAAAATTGGATTTGCTATTGCACTAATCATGGTACAAACTTAGATAAATTGCTTTTTATATGCAATTTAATTGCGCTTTACATAAAAAACAATTTATCGGTCTCTCCTCAACCATAGATAATACTTTTATTGAGGAAATATAAAATATATTATGGAGTTATTCTTACTATTCAACCGAGACATTGCGTGGTTGAACAGGACGATAAATTTATTTAACATGCAAGGAGTTTCTCTGTTTTCTAGAATGTCGAAAGCAATAAATCAGGAAAGATACCTAAGATCAACACGGCTACGGTACATAGGATTCCAATACATAGGAGTATTATATTGAATTTAACTGCTGTAGATCCCGTATTATCCCTTAAAAACGCATTCAGCGGTATTTTAAAATAATAAAATAGGGAGATAACTGATGTCAACGCACCGACAATAAGCAATACCAATAAACCGAAGGATTGGAAGTTTTGGTATTGTTCGAACACTTTGGAAAAGACCAAAAGTTTTCCAACAAAACCTGCAGTAGGGGGTAGCCCCACCAAAGCGATTAAAACAATTGAAAACGAGGTGAACAGCAGTGGGGACTGCTTTCCTAAGCCGCGATACGATTCAATTGAAGTATTTCCTAAACTAGCTTCCAGAGCATCAATAAAGATGAATACCGCAATATTCATCAAAGCATATATGGAAAGATAAAATAACAGCACGTTGGATTCATTATTCTGATAAACCAATACAGCCATAAGGAGTATGCCGGTATGTCCAATAGAAGAATAGGCCATCATCCTTTTGGCGTCCTGTTGACGTAAAGCGGCTAAGTTACCGATCAACATCGTTGCTACGGCGATCGCAATAATCACATAAGTCAAGAAATCACTAAAATAAAAGGACACGTTAAGCCAGGCTGAAAGTATCTTGGATAATAGCACAACAACAGCAATTTTGGGTACTGTAGCGAGATAGGTTGTAATCACTGTAGGTGCACCTTGATAAACATCCGGGCTCCAGACGTGAAAGGGGAAAAAGCTCAGCTTAAAACCAATACCCGTCAACAAAAATAATAAAGCAATGCTGATCATGATATGAGGGGCTTCCATTAATCCAGCAATATGACTTGGAGCATCAAAATTCAAGTTTCCCGTGAAACCGTATAATAAAGACAAACCATAGAGCATAACCGCAGCACAGATGGATCCGAACAGTACATATTTTAAAGCAGCTTCCGATTGAACTTTTGTTGAAGAGAAATAGCCAACCATAATATAGGAGCTGATCGAAACTGTCTCCACTGCAATAAAGATCATCAACCAGTTACTCGACATAGTCAATAGATTCAGACCCAATGTTGCTGTCAATAGTACCGCATAGAGATCACCTAAGGGGCGGCCATGCGCTTGATGGCGTTGTTGAATGAATATGCAAATAAGGATTGTTGATAACAGGATAATCAGTCGTGCCGAAGTAGCGAAAGCGTCAACCTGGATCATATCAAAAAAGCCAGCCATCTCTACCTTACTGAGTCCCTGGCCCAAAAGGTAACAGCCACTGAACAATAGTCCGATGATAGTAATGACAAAAGAAGTATTCTTCCAGTGTTTGTCAGCAAAAAGACTAGCTAGAATGGTTCCAATAAAAGTGATGATCAGTATCAGTTCGGGTTTAAAATATGGGATACTGACGATAATCTGATCGATGAAAGAACTGATATATGGACTGAATGTG
The DNA window shown above is from Sphingobacterium thalpophilum and carries:
- a CDS encoding glycosyltransferase family 9 protein is translated as MSLPQRIIVTRFSAMGDVAMVASVLKEFCIQYPDVEIIMVSRQFFAPFFDGIKNIRFHAIEPKTIHKGLFGLVRLKKELAQYGADAIADLHFNLRSRIVDLLFSLSGVKVKQLDKGREEKKALSRENNKIKVPLKLTVERYADVFRALGFKFELSKKLVSNLQDVPKAAFSMFANFDRKKIGISPFAQHRYKIFPQTKMENVIDDLTHNGYDVLLFGGGEQEFQVAQNWTERFPNTYNTIGKFSLREELDLISNLDLMISMDSSGLHMASLMGVRCLSLWGATHPYAGFTGYGQQQTDCIQVEHPNRPSSVYGNKPCDCDGIEAIDLITPEMVIEKIRAIG
- a CDS encoding DUF4254 domain-containing protein; this translates as MISAIANPIFQRAIQDYHVYDQIDHPIQNPYDKQSLEHLLYLKCWIDTVQWHMEDVVRNPAIDPKEGLYWKRRIDESNQYRTDTVEYIDSYFLQKFQDIQASPTATINTESPAWAIDRLSILALKIYHMEQETLRTDASEAHIISCQEKLNVLLEQRKDLSQSIDELMTAIASGDKYMKVYKQMKMYNDPSLNPVLYSSGK
- a CDS encoding NADH-quinone oxidoreductase subunit N; the protein is MLTFSPYISSFIDQIIVSIPYFKPELILIITFIGTILASLFADKHWKNTSFVITIIGLLFSGCYLLGQGLSKVEMAGFFDMIQVDAFATSARLIILLSTILICIFIQQRHQAHGRPLGDLYAVLLTATLGLNLLTMSSNWLMIFIAVETVSISSYIMVGYFSSTKVQSEAALKYVLFGSICAAVMLYGLSLLYGFTGNLNFDAPSHIAGLMEAPHIMISIALLFLLTGIGFKLSFFPFHVWSPDVYQGAPTVITTYLATVPKIAVVVLLSKILSAWLNVSFYFSDFLTYVIIAIAVATMLIGNLAALRQQDAKRMMAYSSIGHTGILLMAVLVYQNNESNVLLFYLSIYALMNIAVFIFIDALEASLGNTSIESYRGLGKQSPLLFTSFSIVLIALVGLPPTAGFVGKLLVFSKVFEQYQNFQSFGLLVLLIVGALTSVISLFYYFKIPLNAFLRDNTGSTAVKFNIILLCIGILCTVAVLILGIFPDLLLSTF
- a CDS encoding glycosyltransferase family 4 protein is translated as MKIGLITIRYGLDITGGAEFHCRMLAERLSAKHDVTVLTTNIKFLNKPEEDFTPGLEIIRGISVRRFVTDKNSSSEKKSKIARKIRRLIYRWGLAKPVFTLFPIWKFKVDDESKYLKGHPFYSSSLLNYIREFQHDFDKFIFFTYENPLTILGSLLVPQKSILIPTAHMESMLFRSINTLLFSKVNHIAFNTESEKEMCLEIFRNSLAKNTIVGIGVNQIDDLPAATTISAKYQIKSPYLLYCGRITPVKINNFMAYFLKLKSEKQIDLQLVLTGENTMNVEQDPDIIYTGFVSEEEKKALMQQSFAIINPSLAESLSLLTLEALHLGKPVIGNKKCDVMVEHERKSGAVFCYDSFNSLSSIITYLQDPNTDKNIIEAKAKEYVSKYYNWDLVLSKFENIFKEN